Proteins encoded within one genomic window of Phototrophicus methaneseepsis:
- a CDS encoding DUF4230 domain-containing protein, whose translation MTQRPLRPEDGEDPVVPPVPRSSSAPPPPAPIRASAPAERSGNGCGKGCLWGLGGAVGCALVIALVVGGLLLATGLTVNGFVNSVVGIFNGEARTTNIFVPKVEAVQRLNELTTVRRSYSNIVTSERDMPELLRGLYGDRLVMVAVGHVDAGVDLSQLTQDDLLYDEATQMLSITLPPVRLQNCFLDENASYTVERATGLFAAPLPDLDEYSRSFALEQFRNLALEDGILEEAREETEVAIRQSIALFNSNADALTITFTHTPNDPDAPLPSSCQ comes from the coding sequence TTGACTCAACGGCCTTTAAGACCTGAAGATGGCGAAGATCCGGTTGTGCCACCGGTGCCCCGGTCGAGCAGTGCACCACCACCGCCTGCCCCTATCCGTGCATCCGCCCCGGCTGAGCGCTCCGGCAATGGCTGTGGGAAAGGTTGCCTATGGGGATTAGGCGGCGCTGTGGGATGTGCCCTGGTGATTGCGCTGGTGGTTGGTGGCTTGCTGCTGGCAACGGGGCTGACTGTCAACGGCTTTGTAAATAGCGTTGTGGGCATCTTCAATGGTGAGGCGCGTACAACCAATATCTTTGTGCCGAAGGTCGAAGCCGTCCAGCGATTGAACGAGCTGACTACGGTACGCCGCAGCTATTCCAACATCGTCACGTCTGAACGAGATATGCCGGAACTGCTGCGCGGCCTCTATGGTGATCGTCTGGTGATGGTCGCCGTTGGGCATGTTGATGCTGGCGTTGACCTGAGCCAACTAACGCAGGACGACCTGCTGTACGATGAAGCGACGCAAATGCTATCAATCACGCTGCCACCTGTGCGCTTGCAAAACTGCTTCCTGGATGAAAATGCATCCTATACGGTGGAGCGTGCTACAGGGCTTTTCGCCGCGCCACTGCCGGACCTTGATGAATATTCACGCAGCTTCGCGCTGGAACAATTCCGAAATTTGGCGCTGGAAGATGGCATTCTGGAAGAAGCCCGCGAAGAAACAGAAGTCGCGATTCGCCAATCTATTGCTTTGTTCAACAGCAACGCGGATGCCTTGACGATTACATTCACGCATACGCCGAATGATCCTGATGCGCCGCTGCCCTCAAGCTGCCAGTAA
- a CDS encoding class I SAM-dependent RNA methyltransferase codes for MANGGYGLGRHENRTVLMPYVIPGEVVQARIANSERNVDFADGVQLLDASSDRVYPECPHFGPGRCWGCQWQHISYEAQLLLKFDVIADQLQRQGKFDDATLERALQPVMPAPRQWRYNHQIMYTRLKDGDFGLPRIDGRTYEPIVECHVLHPDLQALYESLDIDFPEMKTLTLLLGSDDQPMLILGMSEETAPELMADFPASVNIVLPDNEPVNLVGDSYTRYEVKGRWLRATAGVFFRSNVPQIPTLVDVLLDLLHLKPDDAVLDLYAGVGTFGALVAPLVEWVTVVESYPPAASDADENLADDENVDIIEGSVEEVLAAMVEDEATYTVAIVDPSSYGLSKDAMASLIELAPDRIAYVSSNPATLGRDGAKLVSAGYRLQQVQPIDFAPQTYYTDMVALFTKS; via the coding sequence ATGGCAAACGGGGGTTATGGGCTGGGACGCCATGAAAACCGCACTGTGCTGATGCCTTACGTGATTCCGGGTGAGGTGGTGCAGGCACGCATTGCCAACTCTGAACGTAATGTCGATTTTGCTGATGGCGTGCAGTTACTGGATGCCTCAAGCGATCGCGTGTATCCAGAATGCCCGCACTTCGGCCCAGGGCGTTGTTGGGGGTGTCAGTGGCAGCACATCAGCTATGAAGCCCAGTTGCTGCTTAAATTTGATGTCATTGCGGATCAGCTCCAACGGCAGGGCAAGTTCGATGATGCGACGCTAGAACGCGCCTTGCAGCCGGTCATGCCGGCGCCCCGTCAATGGCGCTATAATCACCAGATCATGTATACGCGCCTGAAAGATGGTGACTTTGGGTTGCCGCGCATTGATGGCCGCACATATGAGCCTATTGTAGAGTGCCATGTGCTGCACCCCGATTTACAGGCTCTGTATGAATCGCTGGATATTGATTTCCCGGAGATGAAGACGCTGACGCTGCTGCTCGGCAGTGATGATCAGCCCATGCTGATCCTGGGTATGAGTGAAGAAACAGCACCGGAATTGATGGCGGATTTCCCGGCCAGTGTGAATATCGTGCTGCCCGATAATGAGCCTGTGAACCTCGTTGGCGATTCTTACACGCGCTATGAAGTCAAAGGGCGTTGGCTGCGTGCGACAGCAGGCGTTTTCTTCCGCTCGAATGTGCCGCAGATACCCACTCTGGTGGATGTCCTGCTAGATTTGCTGCATTTAAAGCCGGATGATGCCGTGCTCGACCTGTATGCAGGTGTAGGGACCTTTGGCGCGCTGGTGGCCCCCCTGGTGGAGTGGGTCACGGTGGTAGAAAGCTATCCGCCTGCGGCTTCCGACGCGGATGAAAACCTGGCCGATGACGAAAACGTCGACATCATCGAAGGCAGTGTGGAAGAAGTGCTGGCGGCGATGGTCGAAGATGAAGCCACATATACTGTTGCGATTGTCGACCCATCATCTTATGGCCTCAGCAAAGACGCTATGGCTTCGTTGATAGAACTGGCGCCTGACCGCATTGCTTACGTTAGCAGCAACCCGGCCACGCTGGGGCGTGACGGTGCCAAACTGGTCAGTGCTGGCTATCGGCTCCAGCAGGTGCAGCCCATCGACTTTGCTCCGCAGACCTACTACACGGATATGGTGGCGCTGTTCACGAAAAGCTAA
- a CDS encoding ATP-dependent RecD-like DNA helicase yields the protein MTLISGNVRRIVFRNEENGYTVLKAAPDSPQPDAQAPDGTITLVGILPSISTGDSLEVEGNWVDNARFGLQFQISTLLEHDVNGGGNAPQIGTESISGTVERITYYNEENGYSVIKIDPDGSYPEAQAFDGLVAVVGIMPELIEGEAAEFSGKWIEDPRYGKQFRAEGVMPIAPRSEKGITRYIADTVYGIGPATAQRIYDHFGEKTMEVLDMNPQRVWEVPGLKPNLAENLIKQWEKNRVERQVMVYLQEYGISTAMARRIYEAYGSATISMVQADPYQLADDISGIGFKRADRIARGMGIPVNSRQRLRAGLGYALSQLALEGHTYAPAEKLFETAQDLLDISEEDSAGLMGILQEQVLADKLRREDLHYHGEKSDAVYLPIFYHAEVGIAKRLGIMAQTPSVITRQMKDTDWKQYLVHLAKENNVELTSQQQGAVQAALTSKISVLTGGPGTGKTTTLRMVINALEQEGYQYHLASPTGRASKRLSEATGRPAQTIHRLLGFNPQEGGFEYDEDNPLEGAIVIIDEASMLDLLLFYSLVNALRETSHLMLVGDVDQLPSVGAGNVLNDVINSNIAHVTRLDQIFRQDDASHIVLNAHRINQGEMPLTDNQSKDFFFFNFEDAATAGDMIIDIVVNRLPERFGINPIDDVQVIAPMYRGPAGVDALNTSLQKALNGKIGVMEKRLDGKLFRQGDKVMQTRNNYEKEVFNGDIGFVRGFDDDENIMEVVIDDRIVTYDYSETDDLRLAYCISTHRSQGSEYPVVVMPILTTHYIMLQRNLLYTAITRAKQMVVLVGSRKAVAIAVENNKVSERYSGLLARLVVE from the coding sequence ATGACCCTCATCTCTGGCAATGTGCGGCGCATTGTGTTTCGCAATGAAGAAAACGGTTATACCGTCCTGAAAGCCGCACCCGATAGCCCACAACCCGATGCGCAAGCGCCCGATGGCACCATCACGCTGGTTGGCATCCTACCGTCTATCAGCACAGGCGACAGCCTGGAAGTCGAAGGCAACTGGGTCGACAATGCGCGCTTTGGCCTGCAATTCCAGATCAGCACCCTGCTAGAGCACGATGTCAATGGCGGCGGCAATGCCCCACAAATTGGCACAGAAAGCATCAGCGGCACTGTTGAGCGCATCACATATTACAACGAAGAGAATGGTTACAGCGTCATCAAGATCGACCCTGACGGCAGTTACCCAGAAGCTCAGGCGTTCGATGGGCTGGTGGCCGTAGTCGGCATCATGCCAGAATTGATCGAAGGCGAAGCCGCCGAATTCAGCGGCAAATGGATCGAAGACCCGCGCTATGGCAAGCAGTTCCGCGCAGAAGGCGTCATGCCAATAGCGCCCCGCAGTGAAAAAGGCATCACGCGCTATATTGCGGATACAGTCTATGGCATCGGGCCAGCAACCGCCCAGCGCATTTATGATCACTTCGGCGAGAAGACCATGGAAGTGCTTGATATGAACCCCCAGCGCGTTTGGGAGGTTCCTGGCCTCAAGCCGAACCTGGCAGAAAACCTTATTAAGCAGTGGGAGAAGAACCGCGTCGAGCGCCAAGTCATGGTGTACCTGCAAGAGTACGGCATCAGTACGGCGATGGCACGCCGCATCTACGAAGCATACGGCTCCGCGACGATTTCCATGGTGCAAGCAGACCCGTATCAACTAGCAGATGACATCAGCGGCATTGGCTTTAAACGCGCTGACCGAATCGCGCGGGGAATGGGCATACCTGTAAATTCCCGCCAACGACTGCGAGCAGGCCTAGGCTATGCGCTCTCGCAATTGGCACTGGAAGGGCACACCTACGCCCCTGCAGAAAAACTCTTTGAAACAGCCCAGGATTTGCTCGACATCAGCGAAGAGGACAGCGCTGGCCTGATGGGCATCTTGCAAGAACAAGTCCTGGCCGATAAGCTGCGCCGAGAAGACCTCCACTATCACGGTGAAAAGAGCGATGCCGTCTATTTGCCGATCTTCTATCATGCGGAAGTCGGTATCGCAAAGCGGCTCGGCATCATGGCGCAGACGCCTTCAGTCATCACGCGGCAGATGAAAGATACCGATTGGAAGCAGTATCTGGTTCATCTCGCCAAAGAAAATAACGTTGAACTGACATCGCAGCAGCAGGGGGCTGTGCAAGCCGCCTTAACGAGCAAAATCAGCGTGCTCACAGGTGGCCCCGGCACAGGTAAGACGACCACCCTGCGCATGGTCATTAATGCGCTGGAACAGGAAGGCTACCAATATCACCTGGCTAGCCCTACCGGGCGAGCATCTAAGCGCCTTTCCGAAGCAACAGGCCGCCCTGCCCAGACAATCCACCGTCTATTGGGCTTTAATCCGCAGGAAGGCGGCTTTGAATACGATGAAGATAACCCACTAGAGGGCGCTATTGTCATCATCGACGAAGCCTCCATGCTGGACCTACTGTTATTTTATAGCCTGGTAAATGCCCTGCGGGAGACGTCGCACCTGATGTTAGTCGGTGATGTGGACCAGTTGCCAAGCGTGGGTGCAGGTAATGTGCTCAATGATGTGATCAATAGCAATATCGCCCATGTTACCCGCCTGGACCAGATCTTCCGGCAGGATGACGCCAGCCATATCGTGCTCAATGCACATCGCATCAACCAGGGCGAGATGCCGCTGACCGATAATCAGAGCAAAGATTTCTTCTTCTTCAATTTTGAAGATGCAGCCACCGCTGGCGACATGATTATCGATATTGTGGTCAACCGCCTGCCGGAGCGATTTGGCATCAATCCGATTGATGATGTGCAGGTCATTGCACCGATGTATCGCGGGCCTGCCGGGGTCGATGCGCTCAATACATCCCTGCAAAAGGCGCTTAATGGCAAAATCGGCGTGATGGAAAAGCGCCTGGACGGCAAATTATTCCGCCAGGGCGATAAAGTCATGCAGACGCGCAACAACTACGAAAAAGAAGTCTTTAACGGCGACATTGGCTTTGTGCGCGGCTTCGATGATGACGAAAATATCATGGAAGTGGTCATTGACGACCGCATCGTCACTTACGACTACAGCGAGACAGATGACCTCCGGCTGGCGTACTGCATCAGTACACACCGTTCGCAGGGGTCGGAGTATCCAGTGGTCGTCATGCCCATATTGACAACGCACTATATCATGCTGCAGCGAAACCTGCTGTACACAGCTATCACTCGCGCCAAGCAGATGGTCGTCTTGGTCGGCAGCCGTAAAGCCGTCGCGATTGCTGTGGAGAATAACAAAGTCTCCGAGCGTTACAGTGGTTTGCTGGCACGGCTCGTTGTTGAATAG
- a CDS encoding pyruvate kinase, with protein MTYKEIPEELARPENLLREVTTLRDYVVSEADKAAETNAYHVTEERQNFKESIYNLLCYMALRRQDVRDLQDALRPWGLSSLGRIEAQVLPNLNAVIATLAHLVPEPPQPLPRHPQIEDFEHGAYLLQQEANGLFGPRPEGRRVRTMVTLPTEAADDPQLVYEMVKRGMNIARVNCAHDDAATWQRMIDNVHQASAALNLPCKISMDLGGPKIRTSAITLPSDKYRIQIGDRVLLTNADAVDTVAYPIQVRCTLPEVIDLVEVGQPVWFDDGKIGTRIIEQVAEGWVLEVANSRQKGERLREEKGINFPQAELHLHALTEKDREDLAFVVQHADIINYSFVQTPDDVRELQEAIAQYQPTQPLGLVLKVETAAAIRHLPELIITAGAQQPVGVMIARGDLAVEIGSERLAEMQEEIMWICEAAHTPVIWATQVLETLAKKGRPSRAEVTDAAMAERAECVMLNKGPYILEAIRILDTILTRMGAHQSKKSARLRALRSW; from the coding sequence ATGACCTACAAAGAGATTCCTGAAGAACTGGCCCGACCCGAAAACCTCCTCAGAGAGGTAACGACGCTGCGCGATTACGTGGTGAGCGAAGCGGATAAAGCCGCTGAAACCAACGCGTATCACGTGACGGAAGAACGCCAGAACTTTAAAGAGAGTATTTACAATTTGCTGTGCTATATGGCGCTACGTCGCCAGGATGTGCGCGACCTGCAAGATGCCCTGCGCCCATGGGGTTTGTCTTCATTGGGGCGGATTGAGGCGCAAGTGCTGCCGAATTTGAATGCTGTGATCGCGACCCTGGCCCATCTGGTGCCGGAACCACCCCAACCCCTGCCACGGCACCCCCAGATTGAAGATTTTGAGCATGGGGCCTATTTGCTCCAACAAGAGGCGAATGGCCTGTTTGGCCCCCGTCCAGAAGGCCGCCGCGTACGCACGATGGTCACGCTGCCGACTGAAGCCGCAGATGATCCGCAGCTCGTCTATGAAATGGTCAAGCGCGGTATGAATATCGCCCGTGTGAATTGTGCCCATGATGATGCTGCCACGTGGCAGCGTATGATTGACAACGTTCACCAGGCTTCGGCAGCGCTCAACCTGCCTTGTAAAATCTCGATGGATCTGGGCGGTCCTAAAATTCGTACAAGTGCTATCACACTGCCAAGCGATAAGTATCGTATTCAGATTGGGGACCGCGTTCTGCTGACCAATGCGGATGCAGTCGATACTGTGGCCTACCCGATACAGGTACGCTGCACACTGCCAGAAGTCATTGATCTTGTTGAGGTGGGGCAGCCTGTCTGGTTTGATGATGGCAAGATTGGGACGCGTATCATCGAGCAGGTGGCTGAAGGCTGGGTGCTGGAAGTCGCCAACAGTCGCCAGAAAGGCGAGCGCTTACGGGAGGAGAAAGGCATTAACTTCCCCCAGGCGGAGCTGCACCTCCATGCCCTGACGGAAAAAGACCGTGAGGACCTGGCGTTCGTCGTCCAACATGCCGATATTATCAATTACTCGTTTGTGCAGACGCCTGATGATGTCCGTGAATTGCAAGAAGCGATTGCACAATACCAGCCAACACAGCCTTTAGGGCTGGTGCTCAAGGTCGAAACAGCGGCGGCGATTCGTCATCTGCCAGAACTCATCATCACAGCCGGTGCACAACAGCCCGTTGGTGTGATGATTGCTCGTGGCGACCTGGCCGTTGAGATTGGCAGTGAGCGCCTTGCTGAGATGCAAGAAGAGATCATGTGGATTTGTGAAGCGGCTCATACGCCCGTCATCTGGGCGACACAGGTCTTGGAAACGCTGGCTAAGAAAGGTCGTCCTTCACGTGCAGAGGTGACGGATGCCGCTATGGCTGAGCGTGCCGAATGTGTGATGCTCAATAAGGGGCCCTATATCCTGGAAGCGATTCGCATCCTCGATACAATCCTGACGCGTATGGGCGCACACCAGAGCAAGAAATCCGCTCGTCTGCGCGCGCTGCGTTCCTGGTAG
- a CDS encoding PucR family transcriptional regulator, producing MHTVADVLKHPLLENARVVAGHSGLGRRVSWVHNAGTPDAPVWLNGGELVLTTMINLPEDMAAQKEYVQQMVDKDVAALAITTGRYIDHIPEHLCHVADEAAFPLIEIPFEARFVDIAKAVNQRITQQSMERVEEALSIQQTLTRLVLEGGSYQDLADKLAELLDHSISIETDRFEAIATRNIAEVDEARRYTQIHGRTDPRLVQALQERGYLPKIMETLRPQYLPEMADVGLGMERILAPIVVHGSIYGYVWIIADDHSISEIDMMAIEIGATIAALLMLYQESVQSAEASVKGSMLSQLIQGDQTRDTVLTGQSLRYGVDLRAPFSMLLIELHSANSGLHTRLYRAINQLVTQKSWQAVVGQFAGQVVMLTSHHDEVTALASDILAYLQGRNGELEKARIAISGTHQSAVNVQRAYQQCQDVLKIRRRLDPAQQIVEFNRLGYLHALYHAGPQSLEGNVYVPLLRRLLDEKQADLFRTLEAYLDAGGNGVSTAETLHIHRSTLNYRLTRISQICDIDLQDPLVRTDMQVALKLLRLFEVEN from the coding sequence ATGCACACAGTCGCGGATGTTTTGAAGCATCCCCTTTTAGAAAATGCGCGCGTGGTGGCTGGGCACAGCGGCCTGGGCCGCCGTGTGAGTTGGGTCCATAATGCGGGCACGCCGGATGCACCCGTCTGGCTCAATGGTGGCGAGCTCGTGCTAACCACTATGATTAACCTGCCGGAAGATATGGCCGCTCAAAAAGAATATGTCCAGCAGATGGTTGATAAAGATGTTGCCGCCCTGGCAATCACAACCGGGCGCTACATTGACCATATCCCAGAGCATCTATGCCATGTGGCCGATGAAGCCGCCTTCCCGTTAATTGAAATTCCATTTGAAGCCCGTTTTGTTGATATTGCCAAGGCTGTGAATCAGCGCATCACACAACAATCAATGGAACGCGTCGAAGAAGCACTCAGCATCCAGCAAACGCTGACGCGCCTGGTACTGGAAGGTGGCAGTTACCAGGATTTAGCGGATAAGCTGGCTGAACTGCTCGATCACAGCATCAGCATTGAAACAGACCGCTTTGAGGCGATTGCCACCCGGAACATTGCTGAAGTCGATGAAGCGCGGCGCTATACCCAGATTCATGGGCGCACAGACCCCCGACTGGTACAGGCCCTGCAAGAGCGCGGCTACCTGCCCAAAATTATGGAGACGCTGCGCCCCCAATACCTGCCGGAAATGGCAGATGTTGGCCTGGGTATGGAGCGCATCCTGGCGCCTATTGTGGTTCATGGCAGTATCTATGGCTATGTGTGGATCATCGCAGACGACCACAGCATCTCAGAAATTGACATGATGGCAATTGAGATTGGGGCGACCATCGCCGCCCTATTGATGCTTTACCAGGAGAGCGTCCAGAGTGCAGAGGCTTCTGTAAAAGGCAGTATGCTGTCGCAGCTTATCCAGGGCGACCAAACGCGCGATACCGTCCTAACGGGGCAATCATTACGCTATGGCGTTGACTTGCGTGCGCCGTTTTCCATGCTGCTGATCGAACTTCATTCAGCCAACAGCGGCCTGCACACACGCCTTTACCGAGCGATTAACCAACTTGTCACTCAAAAGAGTTGGCAGGCTGTCGTTGGGCAGTTTGCGGGTCAGGTTGTGATGCTAACGTCGCATCATGATGAAGTCACGGCCCTGGCATCTGATATTTTGGCTTACCTGCAAGGCCGCAATGGCGAACTGGAAAAAGCCCGTATTGCCATCAGTGGCACGCACCAGAGCGCTGTCAACGTCCAGCGCGCGTATCAACAGTGTCAGGATGTCCTCAAGATCAGGCGACGGCTGGACCCTGCCCAGCAAATTGTCGAATTTAACCGTCTTGGCTATCTTCATGCGCTCTATCATGCCGGGCCGCAAAGCCTGGAAGGCAATGTCTATGTGCCTTTGCTGCGCCGCTTGCTGGATGAAAAGCAGGCAGACCTATTCCGTACATTGGAGGCCTACCTGGACGCAGGTGGCAATGGCGTCAGCACGGCAGAGACGCTGCATATTCATCGCAGCACCCTGAACTACCGCCTGACGCGCATTAGCCAGATCTGTGATATTGACCTGCAAGACCCGCTCGTACGGACCGATATGCAAGTCGCCTTAAAGCTGCTGCGCTTGTTCGAGGTCGAAAACTAA
- a CDS encoding adenylate/guanylate cyclase domain-containing protein yields MADPKITTQSRMIRDLQKCQLLVAQITDSLKNQKAILKQRGMNLPPMVLSSLDSIHTDLANLADRFVDEQSELRQLRALADMSAQINTELDVDTVLQRTMDVVITLTRAERGYLILLNKETRQLVFRIMREEVLVGQTPPGATPEVSTSIIRDVITSREPLLADNAYQDDRLKGNNSIANLSLRSVLCVPLLYRDDILGVVYVDNRMQSGLFTQRELNTLMAFANTAAVAISNARLFERIQTLLQEITRMKDLMDSVFASIASGIIATNPDDLITTLNRAAAHILELQPEDHIGQPLSTVLPRITADIDQALAASREGGLGQQIDGEIETARAGRRALNIKLSPLRDAQNMTQGVAVVLDDVTEIREQEQQIRITKTYLPPQMVDNIHEISAISLGGERRDVTCLFVEARAFNTLKDVRPRDLLAILNQYLGVATDCIHEVGGIVDKYMGNEIMALFNTRLNPLEDHAARALACALNMRDAFLKLYAQEGIDPQPHFYRIGIHSGVATLGNVGSPSRRDFTAIGDTINTAKRLEENAVMGQIIVSDATRERLSSDNGWQFMELGTIQVKGRQQGIPTFELSR; encoded by the coding sequence ATGGCGGACCCAAAAATCACCACGCAGTCGCGTATGATCCGTGATTTGCAAAAATGCCAGTTGCTCGTAGCTCAGATCACAGATTCGCTAAAGAACCAGAAAGCGATCTTGAAACAGCGCGGTATGAACCTGCCGCCAATGGTTTTGAGCTCATTGGATTCTATTCATACAGATCTGGCAAATTTGGCGGATCGCTTTGTGGATGAACAGAGCGAGCTGCGCCAATTGCGTGCCCTGGCAGATATGTCTGCGCAGATTAACACGGAATTGGATGTGGATACGGTGTTGCAGCGGACGATGGATGTGGTGATTACACTGACGCGTGCTGAGCGGGGCTATCTCATCTTGTTAAACAAAGAGACGCGCCAGCTCGTCTTCCGTATCATGCGCGAAGAAGTGCTCGTCGGCCAGACGCCGCCCGGCGCCACGCCAGAGGTCAGTACCAGCATCATCCGCGATGTGATTACCTCGCGCGAGCCTTTGCTGGCAGATAATGCTTATCAGGATGATCGCCTCAAGGGTAATAATAGTATTGCCAATTTGTCGCTGCGCTCGGTGCTGTGCGTGCCTTTGTTGTATCGGGATGACATCCTGGGTGTGGTATACGTCGATAACCGTATGCAGTCCGGCTTGTTTACACAGCGCGAACTCAATACATTGATGGCTTTCGCCAATACGGCGGCTGTCGCTATCTCGAATGCGCGCTTGTTCGAGCGCATCCAAACGCTGCTCCAGGAAATTACCCGTATGAAAGACTTGATGGATAGCGTTTTCGCTTCTATTGCCAGCGGCATTATCGCCACGAATCCAGATGACCTCATTACTACGCTCAATCGTGCTGCGGCTCACATTTTGGAGTTGCAGCCAGAAGACCACATCGGCCAGCCGTTGAGTACAGTGCTGCCGCGCATCACCGCCGATATTGATCAAGCCTTGGCTGCGAGCCGGGAAGGCGGCCTTGGGCAGCAAATTGATGGCGAGATTGAAACAGCCCGCGCAGGGCGGCGTGCATTGAACATCAAACTAAGCCCGCTGCGGGATGCCCAGAATATGACCCAGGGTGTGGCTGTGGTGCTGGATGATGTGACGGAAATCCGCGAGCAAGAGCAGCAAATCCGCATCACGAAAACATATCTGCCCCCGCAGATGGTCGATAATATCCACGAGATCAGCGCTATTTCTCTGGGCGGTGAGCGCCGCGATGTCACCTGCCTATTTGTAGAAGCCCGTGCGTTCAACACCTTAAAAGATGTTCGCCCGCGCGATTTATTGGCAATCCTCAATCAATATCTGGGTGTGGCGACGGATTGCATCCATGAGGTGGGCGGCATTGTCGATAAGTATATGGGTAATGAAATTATGGCGCTGTTTAATACGCGCCTGAACCCGTTAGAAGATCATGCGGCGCGTGCTTTGGCCTGTGCGCTCAATATGCGCGATGCTTTCCTAAAGTTGTATGCGCAAGAGGGCATCGACCCACAACCGCACTTCTACCGGATTGGGATTCATAGTGGGGTGGCAACGCTCGGCAATGTAGGCAGCCCCAGCCGCCGCGATTTTACGGCCATTGGGGATACCATCAACACCGCCAAACGCCTGGAAGAAAACGCTGTGATGGGCCAGATTATCGTGAGTGATGCCACGCGCGAACGGTTATCATCTGATAACGGCTGGCAATTTATGGAACTTGGCACGATCCAGGTAAAGGGTCGCCAGCAGGGCATCCCAACGTTTGAATTATCCAGGTGA